TTAGAGCATGGCtctaacatacacacacattccttGTATGGTCTTTCTTGCTTACACCACTCATCAATCTCAATATTCGCATTTCTGTGTAATAGATAATTTCCTAAAGCAATTATAAGCTACTTATCAACATATAAACCAAATAAATATCAGAAGTCTCTCCTGGCTACATCCCTAGCCTTTGTCGGTTGAGTTTCCTGTGGGCTTCATGGTAGAAGTTGGTCTTGAGGGAGGATTTGAAGGATGCTAAGATAGTGGTGGCCTTATGGTCTAGTTCCGAGCAGATGAGTTCATTGCTTGGTGATTGGCTGTAGATGTTTTTCAGGGAACTGTTACCAGAAGACCATCCTCAACCCTCTATATTTTGTAAAAGATTCCATTGAAGAACAATGCTTCATAGTGTTTCCAGTTTTTTTTCCCAAGGGCCACATCATGACCCTTGCTGTGCACTTATGCAGGGAAGTATCATGACATAATGAGGCCCCTTTCTTCCCTGCACTGGCTATCTATATCTCAGATAGCAActcaggggtggggaggacaTTCGCTGTGGGCTCCCTACAATCCCTACTGTGCAGGTGAGTAAGAATGGGTGGACAGGAGTAAGGAGGAcccaccctgcctctctctctctctccagtgtgaCAGCCATCTTATCTGAGCCATCAGGGAGAAGGAAGTAagctgcaccaaaaaaaaaaaaggggggggggttgtttcctCTATAGAGTAAGGAAGAAAAGGGGGTTGATTTTTTACTCTTCAATTATCAGTTAATTTATCTGTTATTAGTTACTTTCTTAATTTATAAATGCATGTAAAGCAATGAAATATTCATACTATCATTGGAGATAAAAACCTTCACTAACACATTTGGCCAGCTGCAGTATAATCCAGTAATTGTTTATTTTAGTTAGTTTTGGGGGATACAGATTTACAAAATGTCAGCGtaacaataatagaataaaaGAGACAACAGGGAGTATTGATAGTTTGGTCTGGTGAAAGGTAGCGTCATTTTAATTTTCCAATGAAACAATAATAGGCAACTTGCATTCTCCTTATCCTAGGTGTTGTACAAAACACGGAGTACGAGACAAGATGCAACAAATGGCACACACTTTTCCTATCCATATGAGTACAGGACTTGATACTGTAATCATTTACTACTGCGTATAGCTCTTACTGTAGAGTCTAGGTGCACTGACTGCTCAGTAATGACTGTGTCCAGTAGTAAGTATTACTCCTtgcagtgtttgcaagatcaggcctgaGCTATTATTTCTGTTTCAGTTTGGTAGCATGATATTCATTTTAGCATAGCAGTGTCATATTTTAAAAGCGGACAAAAATGTCTTAATCAACAATTTTTTGTTGCCATTTGTTAAAATAACAATACCTCTTAGCTAAAACATGTAGTCTCTACACCTTTTACATTGTTCATTTTATGTAACATAATAGTATCATCTGCTTGCAACCAGTAGAGGACACTGGGTAATACAACTTGCAATGATTTTCAGATTCTAACCCCTAGATGTTCAATGTTGCTTCTGAGTTCTGTTTGCTAAAGTTCACTTACCTTTGGTACTGTTTTGATACCATTTAACATTAGGATCTTAAAATTATCACTTAAgaaatattaatatatatatactgaAAGGAGAATAGCTTTATGATAAAAGCTATGGTCTTTCATCTTTGGGTCATCAGTGGAAATCCAAAAGGAAAGCCCTTTGTTGCTGTCCTTACAGGGCAGCATGTTTCACAAACCTCAGTTCAGCAACGAAATCTGTTGAGCGTTTGCTTTATAAAAATGTGAGACAGGCCTTCCAAAAAAACCCAGTGCTTAGTGTATCAGAATTACATGATTTCTCTGCACAAAGTGATTGAACGTTCTTTTAAACTGCAAGCTTCCTCTTTACTTGTGTGTATTGTAAAGAGCTCAGAACATCCTAAGTGCTAAATAAATCATTAATCATAATAACCAAAGCGCTAAGCCTAATTTGGGGCAAGTTCCAGTCTGTACTGAGACAAAGTTTAACGTACCACAGTTTGCTACCTGAACCAGTCTTCACAAGTGGGTAAACAAACAGCTCttgattttcttctcttttagcTGCTATTTTTGTAAGCACAATCTCCAGCCAATTGCTAAATGTAGCGAGTGCAAAAATTCTAAGTATGTTATTCTAAAAATAATTGAGTCCTGGAAGAGTCCTCTTGGAAAACTTTGCCAAATAGAATCAGCTTTAGTGCTCTGCGAAACCACATGTAAAGAAATGCATACACTAAGGGGTTAAATGTAGAATTCAGGTAACCAAACCACATCAATGCATCAATAAGAATAGGTGGTGTTGAGTAATTCATAAAGGGGTCGGTGGCAGTACAGAAGAAAAACGGAGACCAGCATATGAGAAAAACACCCATCACTATGCCTAATGTCTTTGCAGCTTTCCTTTCTCTACTTGGTGAAATGTGGTGCTTCATCTCAAATCTGATTTGTGTTTGGCTAGCTGCATCTTTAATGGATCTTGCCTGCCTCTTGGCTATAGCATATATTTTCCCATAGATGCACAACATAACAAATGCAGGGATGTAGAAGGAAATCATGGAGGACACCACACCTGAAGTTTCGCTAAAGAAGACAAAGCAGCCGCCAACACAGTGGATATGATTATAGAAAATCTCTTCTGCTCCTTTTAAGTTTAGCTCCAGAAAGATCATCCCAAAGGCAAAAATGGCAGGGACGGTCCAACTTATGACGATCATGACCACTATGATGCAAGTATTTATCTTAGATTTGTATCTCAGTGGGTCACACACAGCACAGTAGCGATCAATAGAAATGAAGGAAAGATGGAAAATGGAGGCTGTGCTGAGCATAATGTCTATGCTAGTATGGATTTTGCAGAAGAGTTCTCCAAAGTACCAGCAGTTCTCCACAGACCTCACCATGCTGTAAGGCATGATGAAGCACCCCAACAAAAAGTCAACAGTGGACATGGAAAGGATCAAGAAATTTGTAGGCGTATGGAGCTGCTTGAAGTGCGCTATTGAGACGATAACCGTCAGATttccagccaacgtggccaggatgATGCACACCATTAAGATATACATGGACATACGGATATTGCTTGACCAGTTGCTTTTTATGCAGGAGCCATTTACAGATTCACAGCAAAACTGCATCTTTCCTGAGATCTCAAACCCACTTAAGTACGTTGTAGTCTCAGCCGACTGGATGTTGCACAGGCAACTTTTGCCCTAATGCTGAAATGCATTTAGAGTTATTTATTGCTTTCCTGGGTATTCATCCAGCTGAGGTAactgcagagagaaaaaaagaaaataataaacatATTAATCTACCAGAACTTttagaaaattaattttatttaattcattAAGGTCTTGGAGGGGATAAAAGTGTAATTCTGTTTCAAAACCAGTTTAATCATTAGATTTTTTCTGAACTGAGACTCTCCTTGGGATGAATCATGGCCCGGCTAATGCAACAGCACACCTGTTGGCCCCCCCTTATCCATCAGCTACCCGTATCATGAATAGCAGAAGCTCCACAGAGCTGCCTCAGGAAATGTACATTTTAGCAGATATAgatctctccctgcagcagtaAGGAGACTGGAGATATCctccagattttctttttttaaaactgtttttgttttaagttgtATCTTTCTTTCAACAGTTCTTTTAAAGAAGAGTCAGT
The genomic region above belongs to Caretta caretta isolate rCarCar2 chromosome 3, rCarCar1.hap1, whole genome shotgun sequence and contains:
- the LOC125634976 gene encoding trace amine-associated receptor 1-like gives rise to the protein MQFCCESVNGSCIKSNWSSNIRMSMYILMVCIILATLAGNLTVIVSIAHFKQLHTPTNFLILSMSTVDFLLGCFIMPYSMVRSVENCWYFGELFCKIHTSIDIMLSTASIFHLSFISIDRYCAVCDPLRYKSKINTCIIVVMIVISWTVPAIFAFGMIFLELNLKGAEEIFYNHIHCVGGCFVFFSETSGVVSSMISFYIPAFVMLCIYGKIYAIAKRQARSIKDAASQTQIRFEMKHHISPSRERKAAKTLGIVMGVFLICWSPFFFCTATDPFMNYSTPPILIDALMWFGYLNSTFNPLVYAFLYMWFRRALKLILFGKVFQEDSSRTQLFLE